The following are encoded in a window of Nakamurella sp. A5-74 genomic DNA:
- a CDS encoding alpha/beta hydrolase — translation MKWEKCPADVKDKSLQCSTLDVPLDYRNPGGRTIKIAISKLASTNPDQRHGVLLTNSGGPGGAGLAFPAGLRKLGLPKSVLDTYDVIGIDPRGVGHSTPVTCDLDPAQTFSNIPPYARNAADVASDAKAAAEIAKACGSSSSASVLPYITTANTARDLDRVREALGENKVSYFGHSYGSYLGAVFTTMFPDRSDRILIDSVTGPHGWDAEFSRMVGQGFQDRFPDFAAFAAAHPEYGLGRTPEQVRATYLDIAAKLDAKPSLQGVDGRLFRQLSFAKIYYDSEFPALADIWQALDAGKKLPVPPAADAPTATTDVPADNYLASQMHVICNDSAWPESVAGYQRNVAADRKRYPLFGAAAANITPCAFWPSEPIEPQVTITDEGPSNVLMVQNLRDPATPLAGALNMRKALGDRARMVTADQGGHLGYLILDNQCANSIATKFLLTGQRPANDVACGKGK, via the coding sequence CTGAAGTGGGAGAAGTGTCCTGCAGACGTGAAGGACAAAAGTCTGCAGTGCTCGACTCTCGATGTTCCGTTGGACTACCGCAATCCTGGCGGCCGGACGATCAAGATCGCCATCTCGAAGTTGGCCAGCACGAATCCGGACCAGCGTCACGGCGTGCTGCTCACCAACTCCGGGGGTCCGGGTGGCGCGGGGTTGGCTTTCCCTGCCGGGCTGCGGAAATTGGGGCTTCCGAAGAGCGTGCTGGACACCTACGACGTCATCGGGATCGACCCGCGGGGCGTCGGTCACAGCACGCCGGTCACCTGTGACCTGGACCCGGCGCAGACATTCAGCAACATCCCGCCCTATGCGCGCAACGCCGCCGATGTCGCCAGCGACGCCAAGGCCGCAGCTGAAATCGCCAAGGCGTGCGGATCCTCGTCGTCGGCGTCGGTGCTGCCATACATCACCACCGCGAACACGGCGCGCGACCTGGACCGCGTTCGGGAAGCATTGGGCGAGAACAAAGTGTCCTACTTCGGACACTCCTACGGTAGCTATCTCGGAGCGGTGTTCACGACCATGTTCCCGGATCGCAGCGACCGGATCCTGATCGACAGCGTCACCGGGCCGCACGGGTGGGACGCTGAATTCTCGCGGATGGTCGGCCAGGGTTTCCAGGACAGGTTTCCCGACTTCGCAGCGTTCGCCGCCGCACACCCCGAATACGGCCTCGGCCGGACACCGGAACAGGTCAGGGCGACGTACCTCGACATCGCGGCGAAACTGGACGCGAAGCCGAGCTTGCAGGGCGTAGACGGCAGGTTGTTCCGCCAGCTCTCGTTCGCCAAGATTTACTACGACAGCGAGTTCCCGGCGCTGGCCGATATCTGGCAGGCACTCGACGCAGGGAAGAAGCTGCCGGTGCCGCCCGCTGCCGACGCACCAACCGCAACCACCGACGTGCCGGCGGACAACTACCTCGCCAGCCAGATGCACGTGATCTGCAACGACTCCGCCTGGCCGGAGTCGGTGGCCGGCTACCAGCGCAACGTCGCCGCCGACCGGAAGCGCTACCCGCTGTTCGGCGCGGCCGCGGCCAACATCACGCCGTGTGCGTTCTGGCCGTCCGAACCGATCGAGCCACAGGTGACCATCACCGATGAAGGTCCGTCGAACGTACTCATGGTGCAGAACCTCCGCGACCCGGCCACGCCGCTCGCCGGGGCTCTGAACATGCGGAAAGCCCTCGGCGACCGAGCCAGGATGGTGACCGCCGATCAGGGCGGACACCTGGGTTACCTGATCCTGGACAACCAATGCGCCAACAGCATCGCCACGAAGTTCCTCCTCACCGGGCAGCGTCCGGCCAACGACGTCGCCTGTGGGAAGGGCAAGTAG
- a CDS encoding ABC transporter permease produces the protein MLSIARSELIQLFRNRAVFLTGLVMPLAISAFFLYQHELFTKIGSLGYIAAVVMFTIAAFGLYSTAVTTLASRRQNLFLKRLRSTAASDSGILAGLVLPLSVIALVQIGVILTVLGVVTGGPANIPLLVVGVIATVAMMLALALATAGLTNSPEHAQVTTLPITLGVIAVASYVGIAGTEDLALLKRLLPGGAATELVSKAWNGGAPLGESLLLLLPTLAWVLVAVALAGRMFRWEPRR, from the coding sequence ATGCTGTCCATCGCTCGCAGTGAACTGATCCAGCTCTTCCGCAATCGCGCGGTGTTCCTCACCGGCCTCGTGATGCCCCTGGCCATCAGTGCCTTCTTCCTCTACCAGCACGAGCTGTTCACCAAGATCGGCAGCCTCGGGTACATCGCTGCCGTCGTCATGTTCACCATCGCTGCGTTCGGGCTCTACTCGACCGCAGTCACCACGCTCGCCTCCCGTCGCCAGAACCTGTTCCTCAAACGGCTGCGCTCCACCGCTGCGAGCGACAGCGGAATCCTGGCCGGACTGGTCCTGCCGCTCTCGGTCATCGCGCTGGTCCAGATCGGTGTGATCCTCACCGTGCTGGGCGTGGTGACCGGTGGACCGGCCAACATCCCGCTGCTGGTCGTGGGAGTCATCGCCACGGTCGCGATGATGCTCGCCCTCGCGCTGGCCACAGCCGGCCTCACGAATTCGCCTGAGCACGCCCAGGTGACGACCCTGCCCATCACCCTGGGCGTGATCGCCGTGGCGAGCTACGTGGGGATCGCGGGCACCGAGGACCTGGCGCTGCTCAAGCGTCTGCTGCCGGGTGGCGCGGCGACCGAACTGGTCTCCAAAGCCTGGAACGGTGGCGCGCCGCTCGGCGAATCGCTGCTGTTGCTCCTGCCAACCCTGGCGTGGGTCCTGGTGGCGGTCGCCTTGGCGGGTCGGATGTTCCGTTGGGAACCACGTCGCTGA
- a CDS encoding ABC transporter ATP-binding protein, whose amino-acid sequence MTTTPVIDVERLNIRYGEFHAVKDLSLQVQPGELYALLGTNGAGKTSTLETIEGHRVATSGTVRVFGQDPTDRRAVRRKMGIMLQESGFAPDLTVKESIGLIGSLSGRTDTVGRVLGIIDLTRKAGTKVAQLSGGEKRRLDFATAVYGTPELVFLDEPTTGLDIQARDDLWRAVEKLRERGSTIVLTTHYLEEAQQRADRIGLMHDGVFHREGTVNELTQTLPAAIHFTLPPTAPTPPLQATRGPDGKTLVETFDLQRDLYTLLCWAQEHTVDLPDLSAGPTGLDDVFRAIGTH is encoded by the coding sequence ATGACCACCACACCCGTGATTGACGTCGAACGTCTCAACATCCGGTACGGCGAATTCCATGCCGTCAAGGATCTGTCCCTCCAGGTGCAGCCCGGCGAACTCTACGCACTGCTCGGTACCAACGGTGCGGGCAAGACCTCGACCCTGGAGACCATCGAGGGACACCGCGTCGCCACCTCAGGCACGGTGCGGGTCTTCGGACAGGATCCCACCGACCGCAGAGCTGTCCGTCGAAAGATGGGAATCATGCTGCAGGAGAGTGGATTCGCGCCGGATCTCACTGTGAAGGAATCGATCGGTCTCATCGGCAGCCTCAGCGGCCGGACGGACACCGTCGGCCGCGTTCTGGGCATCATCGACCTGACCCGCAAAGCCGGCACGAAGGTCGCGCAGCTCTCCGGTGGCGAGAAGCGAAGGCTGGATTTCGCCACCGCCGTGTACGGCACCCCGGAGCTGGTGTTCCTGGACGAGCCGACTACCGGCCTGGACATCCAGGCCCGTGACGACCTGTGGAGAGCAGTGGAGAAGCTGCGCGAGCGCGGATCCACGATCGTCCTCACCACGCACTACCTCGAGGAAGCGCAACAGCGGGCCGATCGCATCGGACTGATGCACGACGGTGTGTTCCACCGGGAGGGGACCGTCAACGAGTTGACGCAGACCCTGCCCGCCGCCATCCATTTCACCCTGCCGCCCACGGCGCCGACCCCGCCCCTGCAGGCCACCCGCGGTCCCGACGGAAAGACCCTCGTCGAGACCTTCGATCTGCAACGGGACCTGTACACGTTGCTCTGCTGGGCGCAGGAGCACACCGTGGACCTGCCCGACCTCAGCGCGGGTCCCACCGGACTCGATGACGTGTTCCGAGCCATCGGCACCCACTGA
- a CDS encoding histidine kinase produces the protein MPEISDHSEVQPQARLRRLNLVMMLPAVVIGGLVAVAVDAHSWGQGAILGLGVVAGVVAFERWTAGQLQRVAPACLLVAAAVWVYGALMAGSTTAFFGIMMVGTLMVPELPRHRALAATGLVAFVAATGLARAMVTPDALSDVLLPYVVLPAGIVAVVAGLMFPNKRFYDVVADLEVARAREAELAVARERIRFASDLHDIQGHTLHVVKLKIALAQKLLHSDIGRVESELREVYTLVGDTINQTKDLAHAQRRLNLSAELENAKNLFEAAGIRVDVDRESVEIDARAGEWLGQVLRETTTNILRHAQATHVRISLSESGIIIVNDGAQETQLPELRGLAALRERVAGNCGEMTVTQGHGKFRTAASFPRAPADTVPSSGRAR, from the coding sequence ATGCCCGAGATTTCCGATCACTCCGAGGTGCAGCCGCAGGCGCGGTTGCGCAGGCTCAATCTCGTCATGATGCTGCCTGCCGTGGTCATCGGTGGTCTGGTGGCGGTGGCTGTCGATGCCCACTCCTGGGGGCAGGGCGCCATTCTCGGGCTGGGCGTCGTGGCAGGAGTGGTCGCCTTCGAACGCTGGACAGCGGGACAATTGCAGCGGGTCGCGCCCGCTTGTCTGCTCGTCGCCGCAGCGGTGTGGGTGTACGGCGCGCTGATGGCAGGCAGCACCACGGCGTTCTTCGGCATCATGATGGTGGGAACCCTGATGGTCCCCGAGTTGCCGCGCCATCGGGCGCTGGCCGCGACAGGACTGGTCGCCTTCGTCGCCGCGACAGGACTGGCGCGGGCGATGGTGACACCGGACGCCCTGTCCGATGTGCTGCTTCCCTATGTGGTCCTCCCGGCGGGAATCGTCGCTGTCGTGGCCGGATTGATGTTTCCCAACAAGCGGTTCTACGACGTCGTCGCCGATCTCGAGGTTGCCAGGGCCCGCGAGGCAGAGCTCGCCGTGGCCAGGGAGCGCATCCGCTTTGCCAGTGACCTGCACGATATCCAGGGCCACACCCTGCACGTGGTGAAGCTCAAGATCGCGCTGGCGCAGAAACTTCTGCACAGCGACATCGGGCGGGTGGAGAGCGAACTGCGCGAGGTCTACACCCTGGTCGGCGACACGATCAACCAGACCAAGGACCTCGCCCACGCCCAACGGCGACTCAACCTCTCCGCTGAGCTGGAGAATGCGAAGAACCTCTTCGAGGCCGCCGGCATTCGCGTGGATGTCGACCGCGAATCCGTCGAGATCGATGCGCGGGCGGGGGAGTGGCTCGGTCAGGTGCTCCGAGAGACGACCACCAACATCCTGCGGCACGCACAGGCCACCCACGTGCGGATCAGCCTGTCGGAGTCGGGGATCATCATCGTCAACGACGGAGCCCAAGAAACTCAGCTGCCCGAGTTGCGTGGGCTCGCTGCGCTCCGTGAACGAGTGGCCGGCAACTGCGGCGAGATGACGGTGACGCAGGGGCACGGGAAGTTCCGCACCGCAGCGTCCTTCCCCCGCGCGCCCGCGGACACCGTCCCGAGCAGCGGACGGGCCCGGTGA
- a CDS encoding response regulator transcription factor yields the protein MITVVLADDEALLRTALAALLPLEGEITVLAEAAEGAGAVEATMRCRPDVLVIDLEMPGVDGLGAVAAIRRDLPDQVILMLTRHAKPGVLRKALKLGVQGFVSKSADPAHITHVIRTLHSGRRWIDPDVSALALVDDCPLTDRELDVLRVTGEGFSASDIAIQLHLAEGTVRNYLSTAMQKTQTRTRHEAARYAREHDWL from the coding sequence GTGATCACCGTCGTGCTGGCCGACGACGAGGCACTGCTGCGGACGGCGCTGGCAGCGTTGCTCCCCCTGGAGGGAGAAATCACCGTGCTCGCCGAAGCAGCGGAAGGCGCGGGGGCCGTCGAGGCCACCATGCGGTGCCGGCCCGATGTGCTCGTCATCGACCTGGAGATGCCCGGTGTCGACGGGCTCGGTGCCGTAGCCGCGATCCGACGTGACCTGCCGGACCAGGTGATTCTGATGCTCACCCGCCACGCCAAGCCCGGTGTGCTGCGTAAGGCGCTGAAGCTCGGAGTGCAGGGGTTCGTCAGCAAGTCTGCCGACCCCGCTCACATCACCCACGTCATCCGGACTCTGCACAGTGGAAGACGCTGGATCGATCCCGACGTTTCCGCCCTGGCGCTCGTCGACGACTGCCCGCTCACCGACCGGGAGCTCGACGTGCTCAGGGTGACCGGCGAAGGGTTCTCGGCGAGCGACATTGCCATCCAGCTGCACCTGGCAGAGGGGACCGTCCGCAACTACCTGTCCACCGCGATGCAGAAGACACAGACCCGGACCCGGCACGAGGCCGCGCGTTATGCACGTGAACACGACTGGCTCTGA
- a CDS encoding FBP domain-containing protein, with protein MNSLTVEQIRSSFVNCSKGESKRLRLPADLESTPWDDLDFLGWADPQSSHRHYIVTAIDGAPVGIVLRSGSSATRKASMCNVCLTTHPGGNVTLMVAPLAGAAGRLGNTAGIFLCTDLQCSLYLRGLKKPPLATRVKDTQDPVEQILRLQERLNRFVMRIGNS; from the coding sequence ATGAATTCTTTGACCGTTGAGCAGATTCGCTCGTCGTTCGTCAATTGCTCGAAGGGCGAATCGAAACGCCTCAGGCTGCCGGCCGATCTGGAATCCACACCTTGGGACGATCTCGATTTCCTGGGTTGGGCAGATCCACAATCGTCTCATCGTCACTACATCGTGACCGCGATCGATGGAGCTCCCGTCGGGATCGTGCTGCGATCAGGTTCGTCGGCGACCCGTAAGGCCTCAATGTGCAACGTATGTTTGACAACGCATCCAGGCGGTAATGTCACCTTGATGGTGGCGCCACTTGCTGGCGCTGCCGGGCGTCTGGGGAATACCGCCGGCATATTCTTGTGCACCGATCTGCAGTGCTCACTCTATTTGCGAGGGTTGAAGAAGCCACCGCTTGCGACACGAGTCAAAGACACTCAGGACCCGGTCGAACAGATCCTCCGACTACAGGAGCGGCTGAACCGGTTTGTGATGAGGATCGGTAATTCCTGA
- a CDS encoding IS256 family transposase, giving the protein MLKVVHEENETNAHGPVGVGGSLLDEVVRDGARAMLAAALQAEVAAYIDAFADQLDQDGHRLVVRNGYHAAREVTTAAGAVPVRAPRVNDKRTDAATGERARFSSAILPAWARKSPKVAEVLPLLYLHGLSSSDFGPALEQFLGSGAGLSAPTITRLTTQWQDEARSFSQRSLAGTDYVYMWVDGIHLKVRLTQDKVCLLVMIGVRADGTKELIALADGHRESSESWADLLRDCKRRGMSPPVLAAGDGALGFWKAVREVFPATREQRCWFHKIANVLNCLPKSAQPGAKAALAQIWQAEDKDHAAKAAKAFAAEYGTKWPKAATKITEDLDVLLAFFDYPAEHWIHLRTTNPIESTFATVRLRQRVTKGPGSRAAGIAMAFKLIESAQARWRAVNAPHLVALVRAGATFEKGKLVERPDDSNDERLVS; this is encoded by the coding sequence ATGCTCAAGGTAGTCCACGAGGAGAACGAGACCAACGCTCATGGCCCGGTCGGTGTTGGCGGGTCGCTGCTGGATGAGGTGGTCCGGGACGGGGCGCGGGCGATGCTCGCGGCCGCGTTGCAGGCCGAGGTCGCCGCCTACATCGACGCGTTCGCCGATCAGCTCGACCAGGACGGCCACCGGCTGGTGGTCCGCAACGGGTACCACGCCGCTCGGGAGGTGACCACGGCGGCGGGCGCGGTGCCGGTACGGGCGCCGCGGGTCAACGACAAGCGCACCGATGCAGCCACCGGTGAGCGGGCCCGGTTCTCCTCAGCGATCCTGCCGGCCTGGGCGCGGAAGTCTCCGAAGGTGGCCGAGGTGCTGCCGCTGCTGTACCTGCACGGGCTCTCGAGCAGCGACTTCGGGCCCGCGTTGGAGCAGTTCCTCGGCTCGGGTGCGGGGCTCTCGGCCCCGACGATCACCCGGCTGACGACGCAGTGGCAAGACGAGGCACGCTCGTTCAGCCAGCGGTCGCTGGCGGGCACCGACTACGTGTACATGTGGGTCGACGGGATCCACCTGAAGGTCCGCCTGACCCAGGACAAGGTGTGCCTGCTGGTGATGATCGGGGTCCGCGCCGACGGCACCAAGGAGCTCATCGCCCTCGCCGATGGTCACCGCGAGTCATCCGAGTCGTGGGCCGATCTGCTGCGCGACTGCAAACGCCGCGGGATGAGCCCGCCGGTGCTTGCCGCTGGTGACGGGGCGCTCGGGTTCTGGAAAGCCGTCCGGGAGGTGTTCCCCGCAACCCGGGAGCAGCGTTGCTGGTTCCACAAGATCGCCAACGTGCTCAACTGCCTACCGAAGTCGGCCCAGCCCGGCGCGAAGGCCGCCCTGGCGCAGATCTGGCAGGCCGAAGACAAAGACCACGCCGCCAAGGCCGCCAAGGCGTTCGCGGCCGAGTACGGCACGAAGTGGCCCAAGGCGGCCACGAAGATCACCGAGGACCTGGACGTGCTGCTCGCGTTCTTCGACTACCCGGCCGAGCACTGGATCCACCTACGCACCACGAACCCGATCGAGTCGACCTTCGCCACCGTCAGGTTGCGTCAACGCGTCACCAAGGGCCCCGGCTCGCGGGCTGCCGGCATCGCGATGGCGTTCAAGCTGATCGAGTCAGCCCAAGCCCGGTGGCGCGCCGTGAACGCACCTCACCTGGTCGCGCTCGTCCGGGCCGGTGCCACATTCGAGAAAGGCAAACTCGTCGAACGACCCGACGACTCAAACGACGAACGCCTCGTCTCGTGA
- a CDS encoding alpha/beta hydrolase, whose amino-acid sequence MLKVPLDYANPAGTVIELGVLRVVATGSDPIGSLVVNPGGPGGAGTEFAVQVAQAWGNNSARERFDLIGLDPRGVGESRPTIDCYTDKQRDDDPIVSGIPAGALTWTAETARTMLQQCAAGSGGAEALAHFGTKDAARDLDVLRAALGDDKLSFLGVSYGTRLGAIYAEMFPGRVRALVLDGAEDPRKDLKQRQLQLFGGLQRSFEQLAKFCAHEPECPLGDNPAQATPALQKLLRPLVKTPMRASDGRTVTFYTAIQGVIVGLYAQEAWPAVIASLAAFKKGNVDMLLALRDAYNTRSAAGAYTNAAEATLAINCLDERQLTVDEATNLVNETNEVAPFLDPGIDVKTHYGCEGWSTASTLDFPYATNIDGLPETLVVSVTGDGLTPHEGGIALADTLGARLLTVDGEQHGATIAGNPCIDDIVANYLVNLKLPDLATRCAL is encoded by the coding sequence ATGCTGAAAGTCCCGCTCGACTACGCGAACCCCGCCGGCACAGTGATCGAGCTCGGTGTGCTTCGTGTAGTGGCAACGGGGAGCGACCCCATTGGTTCACTCGTGGTCAATCCTGGAGGGCCCGGTGGAGCCGGAACTGAGTTTGCTGTTCAGGTCGCTCAGGCTTGGGGGAACAATTCAGCACGTGAGCGATTCGACCTGATCGGGCTGGATCCGAGAGGCGTCGGCGAGTCCCGGCCCACCATCGATTGCTATACCGACAAACAACGCGACGATGACCCAATCGTCTCGGGAATCCCGGCGGGCGCACTCACCTGGACGGCAGAAACCGCGCGGACGATGCTGCAGCAGTGTGCAGCCGGTTCGGGAGGCGCCGAGGCGCTCGCGCACTTCGGCACCAAGGATGCTGCTCGTGACCTTGATGTTCTGCGTGCCGCGCTCGGCGACGACAAGCTTTCGTTCCTCGGGGTGAGCTACGGCACGCGGCTCGGCGCCATCTACGCAGAAATGTTCCCGGGCAGGGTAAGGGCTTTGGTGCTTGACGGCGCGGAAGACCCACGCAAAGACCTCAAGCAACGGCAATTGCAGCTGTTCGGGGGCCTGCAGCGTTCATTCGAGCAACTCGCCAAGTTCTGTGCGCATGAACCCGAATGTCCTCTCGGCGACAACCCCGCTCAGGCTACGCCAGCCTTGCAGAAGTTACTCCGGCCGCTCGTCAAGACGCCGATGCGAGCCTCCGATGGAAGGACGGTGACGTTCTACACAGCCATTCAAGGTGTCATCGTCGGGCTCTATGCCCAGGAGGCCTGGCCAGCTGTCATCGCATCTTTGGCCGCCTTCAAGAAGGGAAACGTCGACATGCTCCTGGCATTGCGAGATGCCTACAATACGCGCTCAGCCGCGGGCGCCTATACCAACGCGGCCGAGGCAACGCTGGCGATCAACTGCCTGGATGAACGACAGCTGACAGTTGACGAGGCAACAAACTTGGTGAACGAGACCAATGAGGTGGCTCCCTTCTTGGATCCGGGAATCGACGTCAAGACACACTACGGTTGCGAAGGGTGGTCTACGGCCTCGACTCTCGATTTTCCATACGCCACCAATATCGATGGCCTGCCCGAGACGCTCGTCGTCTCCGTGACGGGTGACGGGCTCACTCCCCACGAGGGCGGTATCGCCCTTGCGGACACACTGGGCGCGCGTTTGCTCACCGTCGACGGCGAGCAGCACGGCGCAACGATCGCGGGCAACCCGTGCATTGATGACATCGTTGCGAATTATTTGGTAAACCTCAAACTGCCAGACTTAGCTACCCGCTGTGCACTCTGA
- a CDS encoding ISAs1 family transposase, which translates to MPSSPMFAAVDPFDEYELLDVPAAPAALMAVFDSVPDPRSARGIRHRLSVILAVAACAVVTGARSFAAVAEWVAATSPGLLARVGVSDGPPSESTIRRTLQQLHGDGLDRLLGAWAQLREPASRGRRVIAIDGKSVRGSATPDRRCRHLLAALGHGSRMVLGQLDVAVKTNEIPLFATLLDSIDLLGVLVTADALHCQAEHARYLIEQRGAHYLFTVKGNQPKLRAQLAALPWTGVNIGATQHDRGHGRIEKRSIKVVTVKAGILFPHAAQAIQIIRRRRLINSKKWRSETVYAVTSLPAEQAQPTQLAGWLKGHWGIENSLHWVRDVTFSEDHSQTRTAAGPQVMATLRNLAINLLRLAGATNIAAALRHQARQPIRPLKLLLTS; encoded by the coding sequence ATGCCATCATCACCCATGTTCGCTGCCGTCGATCCCTTCGACGAGTACGAGTTGTTGGATGTTCCCGCGGCACCTGCGGCGTTGATGGCGGTGTTCGACTCGGTTCCTGACCCGCGCAGTGCACGCGGGATACGGCACCGGCTGTCAGTGATCCTGGCGGTCGCTGCGTGCGCTGTCGTGACGGGTGCCCGCTCGTTCGCCGCGGTCGCGGAATGGGTGGCGGCAACATCGCCCGGGCTGCTCGCCAGGGTCGGTGTCAGTGATGGGCCGCCGTCGGAATCGACGATCCGCCGCACGCTGCAACAGCTGCACGGTGACGGTCTGGATCGGCTGCTCGGGGCATGGGCGCAGCTGCGGGAACCAGCTAGCCGGGGACGGCGGGTGATCGCGATCGACGGTAAATCGGTGCGCGGCTCAGCGACCCCCGACCGGCGTTGCCGACATCTGCTCGCGGCGCTGGGACACGGATCCAGGATGGTGTTGGGACAACTCGATGTGGCAGTGAAGACCAATGAGATCCCCTTGTTCGCAACGCTTCTGGACAGCATCGATCTGCTCGGTGTGTTGGTCACCGCGGATGCGTTGCACTGCCAGGCCGAGCACGCCCGCTACCTGATCGAGCAGCGCGGCGCGCACTACCTGTTCACCGTGAAAGGCAACCAGCCGAAGCTGCGGGCGCAGCTCGCCGCGCTGCCCTGGACAGGCGTGAACATCGGAGCGACCCAACACGACCGAGGCCACGGACGGATCGAGAAACGATCCATCAAAGTCGTCACGGTGAAGGCCGGGATCCTGTTCCCACACGCCGCGCAAGCCATCCAGATCATCCGCCGGCGTCGCTTGATCAACAGCAAGAAGTGGCGCAGCGAAACTGTGTACGCGGTCACGTCGCTGCCCGCCGAACAAGCCCAGCCCACCCAACTTGCCGGATGGTTGAAAGGTCACTGGGGCATCGAGAACAGCCTGCACTGGGTACGGGATGTCACCTTCAGCGAAGACCACTCCCAGACCCGCACCGCAGCCGGTCCTCAGGTCATGGCCACCCTGCGGAACCTGGCCATCAACCTGCTCCGCCTCGCCGGTGCCACCAACATCGCAGCCGCACTCAGACACCAAGCACGACAACCGATCCGACCCCTCAAACTACTCCTGACCAGCTGA
- a CDS encoding IS3 family transposase, protein MSRRTVSKLARSNGIRRISPGPWVPVTAIADEVPHTIPDLVERHFDRGEPNRVWTSDITYLATSEGWLYLCAVRDGCSRRVLRYAFADRLHTDVVESAMRRVVMFRDPATGSTFRTTFHADRGCQCTSDQLHRVAKEVDVRLSVGRTGVCWDNAQQESVWSSLKTELYRRHQFTTRRDAIWAVTTWIEDIYNRRRRHSALGQISPVEFETRHINAAVKAAWIDVHETGSTPDPLLPPESSAAEALIDPQVNSRGGGARR, encoded by the coding sequence GTGTCACGCAGGACGGTTTCGAAGTTGGCGCGCAGCAACGGGATTCGGCGTATCAGCCCGGGGCCGTGGGTGCCGGTGACCGCGATCGCCGATGAGGTGCCGCACACCATCCCAGACCTCGTGGAGCGCCACTTCGACCGCGGTGAGCCGAACAGGGTGTGGACCTCGGACATCACGTATCTGGCCACGAGTGAGGGCTGGTTGTATCTGTGCGCGGTCCGCGACGGCTGCTCACGCCGGGTGCTGAGGTACGCCTTCGCCGATCGCTTGCACACCGATGTCGTGGAGTCGGCGATGCGTCGTGTGGTGATGTTCCGGGATCCGGCGACCGGGTCGACGTTCAGGACGACCTTCCACGCCGACCGCGGCTGCCAGTGCACATCCGATCAGCTGCATCGGGTGGCGAAGGAAGTGGATGTTCGGTTGTCCGTCGGACGGACAGGGGTCTGCTGGGACAACGCGCAGCAGGAATCAGTCTGGTCGTCGCTGAAGACGGAGTTGTACCGAAGGCACCAGTTCACGACCCGCCGGGATGCGATCTGGGCTGTGACCACCTGGATCGAGGACATCTACAACCGTCGCCGGCGGCACTCAGCGCTCGGCCAGATCAGCCCCGTAGAGTTCGAAACCCGTCACATCAACGCGGCCGTCAAAGCCGCATGGATCGATGTCCACGAAACGGGGTCAACCCCAGATCCGCTGCTGCCCCCGGAAAGCAGCGCAGCCGAAGCACTGATCGACCCACAGGTGAACTCGCGCGGCGGTGGAGCCCGGCGCTGA
- a CDS encoding MerR family transcriptional regulator, protein MNAMRSKEIAELAGVSVRTLRHYHQIGILPEPHRGSNNYRHYTLANVGTLLRIRRLVALGVTLDQVPAFLDDEVERSDVLLDELDRGLAARIAELRDQRAVIAQLRAQQHRPDLPRGLDTLAALVGAAGSNLADLERDAFLVVAGLTGDTHESDLLSLSAALQRADRAGALSSVAHRYKDLEPDTSAAEVVSVVDELLTLLGNHLVDFLTSSSGQKIRRAAARKVLEIHSDPRLSTAQAAVLRVFGDRLQALIDDDPDAGRATEPGR, encoded by the coding sequence ATGAACGCCATGCGCAGCAAGGAGATTGCCGAGCTCGCGGGGGTCTCGGTACGGACCCTGCGGCACTATCACCAGATCGGGATCCTGCCCGAGCCCCACCGGGGCTCGAACAACTACCGCCACTACACCCTCGCGAACGTAGGAACCCTGCTTCGGATCAGGCGACTGGTTGCGCTCGGCGTGACCCTCGACCAGGTCCCGGCATTCCTCGACGACGAGGTCGAGCGCAGCGATGTCCTGCTCGACGAATTGGATCGCGGACTCGCGGCCCGGATCGCCGAGCTGCGGGACCAGCGCGCAGTCATCGCACAGCTGCGTGCGCAGCAACACCGGCCCGACCTCCCGCGCGGTCTCGACACGCTCGCCGCCCTCGTCGGCGCTGCCGGGAGCAACCTCGCCGATCTCGAACGCGATGCGTTCCTCGTCGTCGCGGGCCTCACCGGTGACACCCATGAATCCGACCTGTTGTCACTCAGCGCGGCACTGCAGAGGGCCGACCGGGCCGGCGCACTGAGCTCCGTTGCCCATCGCTACAAGGATCTGGAACCGGATACGTCCGCTGCCGAGGTCGTCTCGGTCGTCGATGAACTCCTGACACTGCTCGGGAACCACCTGGTCGACTTCCTCACCAGCAGCAGCGGCCAGAAGATTCGACGGGCCGCCGCCCGGAAGGTGCTGGAGATCCACAGCGACCCGCGCCTCAGCACCGCTCAAGCTGCGGTGCTGCGAGTTTTCGGGGACCGCCTCCAGGCGCTCATCGATGACGACCCGGATGCCGGACGAGCCACCGAACCCGGCCGCTGA